The Blautia luti nucleotide sequence TGATAGATAAAAAAATAACAATTCATTTTCAGGCAGATGAGCTGAAAGGAGTGGTGCCCTATGAAAACAATCACGATCAGCAGACAGTATGGAAGCGGTGGAAGACACATTGCAGCTTTGCTTTCAGAAAAAATGGGAGTCCCCTTTTATGACAGCAGGCTTTTACTGAAAGCAGCAGAGAGATACGGAATCAGCCAGGAGATCATTGATGAATTTAAAGGCAAGACCAGTCTTCTCTATGCAATCGGAGTAATGATGTCAGAAGAATCACAGGATAAAGAACATCTGGCGATTCCGGAGAAAATGTTTCATGCGCAGAAAGAAGCAATAAAACGTCTGGCACAGGAAGGCCCATGTGTTTTTGTTGGAAGATGTGCAGATCAGATTCTGAAAGATGATAACCAGCTGCTTCGGGTGTATATTTATGCATCTGATATGAAAGACCGTATTAAACGGATCAAGAAAAATAAGAATCTTTCTCAGAGAGAGGCGCTTGAGAGAATTGCATATAAAGACCGCCAGAGAAGAGGCTATTATAATTTTTATACAGGATGTGAATGGGGAAAAATGGAAAATTACGATATCTGCCTGAATACGTCAGTTATATCAGAGGAAGAGTGTGTAGAACTTCTGATGAAACTTGCGGAATAAAATAAATATGACCAAGAAGAGATGACATTGGACTGCCAGAGTAGCATGGCAGTCCTTTCTGTCTATATAAGAAAAGGTTTTACAAATTATGGGGGAAATTATGAAGAGAGGAAAGAACACATCCGTCAAATGGAAAATGGTAAGCATGATCCTGTTATACTGGGCGCTTCCGTTTGCGCTGATGCTGGCACTTGTGGGGCATATTATGGCAGACCGGCAGGAGAAGACAGGTCTGGAACGTATGGCAGCGCAGCTTGAAATGGATAATCAGAACAGCATCGAACGGATCGACAGTGCCATCAGTGATTCGCGCCAGGCTACATATGACAAAATATTGTACAGTTACTACGATGAATTCCGCAAAGGCAGCGTAAACTTTGATACCGTATACAACAAAGGTCAGTACTACATGGCAAAGCAGTACGGCAAACGAAAAGAAATTTCCAGCAGTGTATTCATGCTGCTGCGTGCGCCAAAAGTGTACAAGATGACAAGCTATAACACACCAGCAGGAGACAGCTACAACCAGCTTAAAACATTCTGGGAAAAAGACTGCGACGATGTTCTGGAATTCGCAAAGGATCTGGACACATCCATCGGCACTTACCAGGCAGATGGCAGGCTTTATCTGGTGAGAAATCTTGTAGATTCTGCTACATACCGTCCATGGGGGGTGCTTGTACACAGAATGAATCTGAATTACTGCTTTGAATCACTTCTGCACTTTTATGATAACGCAAATGTAAAAATTGTGCTGGACGGAAAGAATATCGTTACCCAGGGAAATGCAGAAATCTGGAAAGATGCACCGGAAGCAGAGAAAAAAGGTTCTGCCGTATACACAGTAAAAGATAAGAAAGCATATATCTGCCATAAAGAGGGAACCAACTACGGACTGATGGCATCTACGGTTTCACTGGTAGTTATTCCGGTCATTATCGTATATATTTTCTTACAGAAATATATCATCAAGGGAATGACAGCCGGAGCTGTTAAAGGGTGATAAAAAACAGAAAGCTGAAAAATAAAATATAAGGTATTGCATAAAAAGGAGCATCCGCTGATTACAGGGGGTGTTCCCTTTTGTGTAATAATAAGAAATGGGAAAAACGGGGGATTTTTTATGTATAAAGTGGTTATTATTGATGATGAACCGATCATCGTGGAAGGACTGTCAAGACTTCTGCCATGGGAGCAGTATCACTGCAGAATCGCAGCAACTGTCCATGATCGCAGCGTTGAAAGTAGAATTTTCGGACATGGAGATTAGCATTCTGACAGGTTACCGTGAATTTGACTATTGCCAGAAAGCTATCCGTCTGGGGGTATCCAGATTTCTGCTGAAACCATCCAATATGACGGAGCTGGAAGAAGCATTAAAGGCGATGACCGGGTGCCTGAGAAAAAAAGAAATAACCGGAGAAGAAGCAGCACAGGAAAGTGCTTTGGTTGCCGGCAGTTTCGTTGTGAAGAATGCGCTTCAGTACATAGAAGAACATTACAATGAGAAGATCACGCTGACTCAGGTTGCGGAGAAAACGTATGTAAGTCAGTGGCATCTGAGCAAGCTTCTGAATAAAGAAGAAGGAAAAAATTTTTCAGAGATCCTTAACTGCATCCGTATCCGTCATGCGAAGGAACTTATGAAGGAACCGGCTTACAGACTGGCAGACATTGCAGAGCTGGTAGGTTTTACAGATGTGACACATTTTTCCAGAGTTTTAAAAAAAATGAAGGGATTTCTGCAAATGAATACAGAAATACAAAACTTTGAAAGTCTAAAATTTGTATGAAATCAGAGAGTGTCCGGTTGACAAGTTTTCCAGACTCTGTAATAATAGGAAACTGATATAAGAATAAAAAATAGTTACGGACTGCCGGGCTGCTGGCAGCTTTGGCAGTTCTGAAACATGTGAAATACAGGAATGTAAATAAATGAAACAGATATTCCAGATACAGGAGGGAATATATTATGAAAAAACGTTATTTGATACTTACAGGAATGCTTGTTATGGCTGTAGCAGCTGCGGGCTGCGGAAAGAAACAGGATACGCAGACAGAGACTGTACAGACAAGTCCGACACCTACACCTGAGGCAACGAAGGCACCCGAAGTAGTAAATATGCAGACATCCACAGAGGATGATATTACCAATATTATGGGAGAGAAAACAGACACCGCATCCAAGGTGGTCTTTGTAAACAGCACAGGAGATGACATTGCTGCAATCTATGTCCGTCCTCATGTTTCAGACGATACAGATGATTCCGATGATACCTGGGGAAGTGATCTGGTAAATGGTAAGTTTACACTGAAGGACAAGGACAAAGCACTGTATTATTATAATAAAGATCAGAAGGACAGTGACGGAAAAACAGTTACTTCGTATGACATCCGTGTTACTTATACAGATGAAGAGAAGAATGAATGCTTCTTCAGGGATATTCCGCTGCCTACAGTTTCACAGATCACATTATGTATGGATACATCAGGAGATGATTCCATTCCGTATGCGAAATATCTTCTGGGAAGTACGAAGAAAGAAGTATCAACTCTTAATGATGTGAAGAAGCGTCTGGGTCTGACGGATGACAGCAGTGATTCTTCTGATGACAGCAGCTCGGACAGTGAGACATATGGGACACCGACGCCGGTTCCGGACGACAGCAGTGATGATCAGAATGAAGAACAGGATGATCAGAACGGAGGCGACAACAATGAGGATCCGTCCCCGACAGAGGCACCTGAGGATCCGGATACGCCAAGTGATCCTTCAGATTCTGATGACATGATCTCTACAGCAGAACAGTATATCGGTCAGTCTCTGTCAGCACTGCAGAGTGCATGCGGCGATCCTGAAGGCAGCGATTACGAAGACGATCCTGAAACAGGAAAGATGGGACTGCATTATTACAGCAATTTCACAGTTTCTACAACAGTTGATGAAAATGGCAATGAAATTGTTTCCGGAATATGGTAGAATAGAGTTACAATAACAATAAAATAACTTTAGGAGAAAGCAATATGAAACGAGTATTATTAAAATTAAGCGGTGAAGCTCTCGCCGGAGCAAAAAAGACCGGATTTGACGAGGCAACAGTCATTGAAGTAGCGAAACAGATCCGTACGCTGTCTGAGGAAGGTCTGGAGATCGGTATCGTGATCGGTGGTGGTAACTTCTGGAGAGGACGTACCAGTGAGACCATCGACAGAAATAAAGCAGACCAGATCGGAATGCTTGCTACTGTTATGAACTGTATCTATGTATCTGATATCTGCAGATATCTGGGATTGAAGACTCAGATCCTGACACCGTTCGTATGCGGTGCTTTTACAGGATTGTATTCCAAGGATGCAGCTGAAGAATGCTTCGCACAGGGCAAGATCGTATTCTTCGCAGGCGGAACAGGCCATCCATACTTCTCTACAGATACAGCTACTGTACTTCGTGCAGTGGAGATCGAGGCAGAAGCAATCCTTCTGGCGAAAGCTGTAGACGGAATCTATGACAGTGACCCGAAGGTAAATCCGAATGCTGTAAGATATGACGAGATTTCCATCGAAGAAGTAGTTGCAAAGAAACTGGCTGCCATGGATCTGACAGCATCTATTATGTGCATGGAGCAGAAAATGCCGATGCTGGTATTTGCCCTGGATGAGAAGGACAGCATTGTAAATGCGGCACATGGTAAATTTACAGGCACGAAGGTAACTGTGTAAGCACAGATTATCTGGAAATGATATAAACGGTTATTGCCGGTATACCAACAAGCTGATTTGCTGAATGATCAGTCGGCCGGTACACTGGTAAATGTAAAATAAACGGGAGAGGGAGATTAACCTTATGGATGAAAGAATTCAGAAATATGAAGACAAAATGAAAAAGACACTGGCAAGCCTGGAGAGCGAGCTTGCTACAATCCGTGCAGGACGTGCGAATCCGCATATTCTTGACAAACTTACCGTAGACTATTACGGAGCACCGACACCTCTGCAGCAGGTTGCCAATATTACAGTTCCTGAAGCACGTATGATCCAGATCCAGCCATGGGAATCCAGCCTGATCAAGGGAATCGAGAAAGCAATCCTTGTTTCTGATCTCGGTCTGAATCCAAGCAATGACGGTAAAGTGATCCGTCTTGTTTTTCCGGAACTGACAGAAGAGCGTCGTAAAGAACTGGTAAAAGACGTTAAGAAAAAAGGCGAAGCCGCCAAAGTTGCAGTCCGCAATATCCGTCGTGATGCAAATGATGCATACAAGAAGCTTGCAAAACAGGACGTATCTGAGGATGAGATCAAAGAGCTTGAAGACAAGATCCAGAAGAGCACAGATAAATATATCAAAGAAGTTGATGCGGCAGTAGATGTAAAGAGCAAGGAAATCATGACCGTATAAGGAAACGTAGAAGAGAGCTCCATTATGCGGGCTCTCTTTTAA carries:
- a CDS encoding AAA family ATPase; translated protein: MKTITISRQYGSGGRHIAALLSEKMGVPFYDSRLLLKAAERYGISQEIIDEFKGKTSLLYAIGVMMSEESQDKEHLAIPEKMFHAQKEAIKRLAQEGPCVFVGRCADQILKDDNQLLRVYIYASDMKDRIKRIKKNKNLSQREALERIAYKDRQRRGYYNFYTGCEWGKMENYDICLNTSVISEEECVELLMKLAE
- a CDS encoding DNA-binding response regulator; the encoded protein is MEISILTGYREFDYCQKAIRLGVSRFLLKPSNMTELEEALKAMTGCLRKKEITGEEAAQESALVAGSFVVKNALQYIEEHYNEKITLTQVAEKTYVSQWHLSKLLNKEEGKNFSEILNCIRIRHAKELMKEPAYRLADIAELVGFTDVTHFSRVLKKMKGFLQMNTEIQNFESLKFV
- the pyrH gene encoding UMP kinase, whose amino-acid sequence is MKRVLLKLSGEALAGAKKTGFDEATVIEVAKQIRTLSEEGLEIGIVIGGGNFWRGRTSETIDRNKADQIGMLATVMNCIYVSDICRYLGLKTQILTPFVCGAFTGLYSKDAAEECFAQGKIVFFAGGTGHPYFSTDTATVLRAVEIEAEAILLAKAVDGIYDSDPKVNPNAVRYDEISIEEVVAKKLAAMDLTASIMCMEQKMPMLVFALDEKDSIVNAAHGKFTGTKVTV
- the frr gene encoding ribosome recycling factor, with product MDERIQKYEDKMKKTLASLESELATIRAGRANPHILDKLTVDYYGAPTPLQQVANITVPEARMIQIQPWESSLIKGIEKAILVSDLGLNPSNDGKVIRLVFPELTEERRKELVKDVKKKGEAAKVAVRNIRRDANDAYKKLAKQDVSEDEIKELEDKIQKSTDKYIKEVDAAVDVKSKEIMTV